One Pogoniulus pusillus isolate bPogPus1 chromosome 22, bPogPus1.pri, whole genome shotgun sequence DNA segment encodes these proteins:
- the STC2 gene encoding stanniocalcin-2, giving the protein MCAELRGKLLALALLLASARAAVGTEATHPPEGPQDRTPQQKGRLSLQNTAEIQHCLVNAGDVGCGVFECFENNSCEIRGLHEICMTFLHNAGKFDAQGKSFIKDALKCKAHALRHKFSCISRKCPAIKEMVFQLQRECYLKHDLCSAAKENVQVIVEMIHFKDLLQHEPYVDLVNILLTCGEEVKKAITRSVQAQCEQNWGSLCSILSFCTSAVHGEAILGPEKKPGDTSKAAAGRGDMLAHSDSDHRESSRASKGERGTKGHLNAHARVKAGGHGPKGAHGITDRADELSDFSDIRR; this is encoded by the exons ATGTGCGCGGAGCTCCGCGGcaagctgctggccctggccctACTGCTCGCCAGCGCTCGGGCGGCGGTGGGCACTGAGGCGACCCACCCGCCGGAGGGGCCGCAGGACAGGACCCCGCAGCAGAAGGGGcgcctgtccctgcagaacaCAG CTGaaatccagcactgcctggttaATGCTGGTGATGTGGGATGTGGAGTGTTTGAATGCTTTGAGAACAATTCTTGTGAGATCCGAGGCTTACACGAGATCTGCATGACATTCCTGCACAACGCTGGAAAATTTGATGCCCAG gGAAAATCCTTCATTAAAGACGCTCTGAAGTGTAAGGCTCATGCCTTGAGGCATAAATTCAGCTGCATCAGCCGTAAGTGCCCTGCCATTAAAGAGATGGTGTTCCAGTTACAGCGGGAGTGCTACCTGAAGCATGACCTCTGCTCCGCTGCCAAGGAGAACGTCCAGGTCATTGTGGAGATGATTCACTTCAaagacctgctgcagcatga GCCATACGTTGACCTAGTGAATATCCTCCTCACCTGTGGCGAGGAGGTGAAAAAGGCAATAACACGAAGTGTCCAGGCCCAGTGTGAACAGAACTGGGGAAGTCTCTGCTCCATCCTGAGCTTCTGCACCTCAGCCGTGCATGGTGAAGCCATCCTGGGTCCTGAGAAGAAACCAGGTGACACCAGCAAAGCCGCTGCAGGCCGCGGGGACATGCTGGCCCACTCCGACTCAGACCACAGGGAGAGCTCGCGAGCATCTAAGGGGGAGAGAGGTACAAAGGGCCACCTGAATGCTCATGCCCGGGTGAAAGCTGGGGGCCACGGTCCCAAAGGGGCACACGGGATCACAGACCGGGCAGATGAACTGTCCGACTTCTCTGACATCCGGAGGTGA